The proteins below are encoded in one region of Phaseolus vulgaris cultivar G19833 chromosome 1, P. vulgaris v2.0, whole genome shotgun sequence:
- the LOC137813702 gene encoding uncharacterized protein: MRLYEELREIVKIQKFRRLVSYTGFYCFATLISYAYVSNTTRAGYSRADQFYASYPAGTELLTDTTKLYKAALGNCFEAEDWGPFEFCIMAKHFDRQGKSPYAYHAQYMAHLLSLGQLDGSG, from the exons ATGAGGTTGTACGAGGAGTTGAGAGAGATAGTGAAGATTCAGAAGTTCAGAAGATTAGTATCGTATACTGGGTTCTACTGCTTCGCTACGCTCATAAGCTACGCTTACGTCAGCAATACAACAAGAGCTGGTTACTCTAGAGCCGATCAATTCTACGCGTCCTACCCCGCTGGTACCGAGCTTTTAACGGACACTACCAAG TTGTACAAAGCTGCACTTGGAAACTGCTTCGAAGCTGAGGACTGGGGTCCGTTTGAGTTCTGCATCATGGCCAAACATTTCGACCGTCAAGGGAAGTCGCCATATGCTTATCATGCG CAATACATGGCACACCTCCTTTCTCTTGGACAACTTGATGGAAGTGGTTGA
- the LOC137815621 gene encoding uncharacterized protein, producing MADATRFAQAMKDMEERLSTRMDSRFIELGTCLKETIQDLVKQSIDAKRFNMSPESGSHSSSYVCGTRLARIDFPRFNGDNVIPWIHQCDNYFLIDNTLDEIKVKLTIVHLEGDETGTLLQSLTTHAHAHVVHSRLPLEIEELLDEFQDVFQELTHLPPFRTGHDHQITSSQGVDPLNRRAYRYAKNQKDIIDKLIQEYLKSGIIQNSSSPCASPVVLVGKKDRSWRLCVDYRELNKGTVKNKFLIPLVDDLLDELKGSTIFSKIDLRVQSMDSVEYLGHIISGKDVSTDPNKIAVIVNWPLPHTLKQLRVVQAFNKLKTLMSSTPVLTLPNFSQKFVIKVNASGYGIGAVLLHESHIIAYISKAFNKQQQSYSTYEKELLGVVFAHITMDFIEGLPNSYGKQVIFVVMDKMSKVAHFMTLSHPYSAKEVAQSFLENVFKLHGFPNTITSDRDSVFVSQFWQELMVVQGVKIQLSTSYHPQTDGQMEVMNRCLGTYLRCYTIRDYVWTTPPIHLPYLPGESNIELLDKSLAKREEMLKVIKFHLKRAQERMKQVADRHISERKYEIGDKVYVKLQSYRQISVSFRPNAKLSPKYFGSYRILDKVG from the exons ATGGCCGATGCTACACGTTTTGCTCAAGCCATGAAAGACATGGAAGAACGTTTGTCAACACGCATGGATTCTCGGTTTATTGAATTAGGTACGTGTTTGAAAGAAACCATCCAAGATTTGGTGAAACAAAGTATTGATGCCAAAAGATTCAATATGTCACCAGAGTCAGGAAGTCATTCTTCTTCATACGTTTGCGGTACCCGCTTGGCCAGAATCGACTTTCCTAGATTTAATGGAGACAATGTCATTCCTTGGATCCATCAATGCGACAATTACTTCTTGATTGATAATACCCTAGATGAAATTAAAGTGAAATTGACTATTGTTCATTTGGAAG GGGATGAAACGGGAACTTTATTACAGTCTTTAACAACCCATGCCCACGCCCATGTGGTCCACTCAAGATTACCTCTTGAAATAGAAGAGTTACTGGatgagtttcaagatgtgtttcaagaactcactcACTTACCTCCATTCAGAACAGGACATGATCACCAAATAACCTCCAGTCAAGGCGTAGACCCGTTAAATAGGAGAGCATATAGGTATGCTAAAAATCAAAAAGACATTATTGACAAGCTTATACAGGAATATTTGAAGTCTGGAATCATTCAAAACAGCAGTAGCCCCTGTGCGAGTCCAGTAGTTCTGGTGGGAAAGAAAGATAGATCATGGCGGTTATGCGTGGACTACAGGGAGTTAAATAAGGGTACAGTGAAAAACAAGTTTCTTATTCCCTTAGTTGATGATTTGTTAGATGAACTTAAAGGCTCCACAATCTTTTCGAAAATTGACTTGAGGGTACAATCAA TGGATAGTGTGGAATACTTGGGACATATCATATCGGGGAAAGATGTTTCTACTGATCCTAATAAAATTGCAGTCATTGTCAACTGGCCTTTACCTCATACCCTAAAGCAGTTGAGGG TTGTACAAGCTTTTAACAAGCTGAAAACATTAATGAGTAGCACACCAGTTCTGACACTTCCAAACTTCTCACAAAAATTTGTTATCAAGGTAAATGCTTCTGGATACGGAATTGGGGCAGTTTTACTGCATGAAAGTCATATTATTGCTTATATTAGCAAAGCTTTTAATAAGCAACAACAGTCTTATTCAACTTATGAAAAAGAATTATTGGGAGTAGTCTTTGCG CATATTACTATGGATTTCATTGAAGGATTGCCTAATTCCTATGGCAAACAAGTGATTTTTGTGGTTATGGACAAAATGAGCAAGGTCGCTCACTTTATGACTTTATCTCATCCTTACTCAGCAAAAGAAGTAGCACAATCTTTTTTAGAAAATGTGTTTAAATTGCATGGGTTCCCAAATACTATAACTAGTGACAGAGATTCTGTTTTTGTGAGCCAATTTTGGCAAGAACTGATGGTGGTGCAAGGGGTTAAGATCCAGTTGTCTACAAGTTACCATCCACAAACTGATGGACAGATGGAAGTAATGAATCGTTGTCTTGGGACTTATTTGAGGT GCTACACCATACGAGATTATGTATGGACAACTCCCCCTATACATTTGCCATATTTGCCTGGGGAATCTAATATTGAACTGTTGGACAAAAGTCTTGCAAAAAGGGAGGAAATGCTAAAAGTAATCAAATTCCATTTGAAAAGGGCACAAGAAAGAATGAAGCAAGTGGCTGATAGGCACATATCTGAAAGGAAATATGAGATTGGTGATAAAGTTTATGTGAAGTTGCAGTCCTACAGACAAATCTCAGTGAGTTTTAGGCCTAATGCCAAACTAAGCCCCAAATATTTTGG